The Fragaria vesca subsp. vesca linkage group LG2, FraVesHawaii_1.0, whole genome shotgun sequence genome includes a window with the following:
- the LOC101309996 gene encoding UPF0496 protein At4g34320-like, translating to MGESYKKKHDEQLESLKDDPEVNDLANNIRTRAEAVNNICKKDGFSIACLKEVTIFVSYMNGQAASAILACKKDISISNKSFNLVVNEYLNNSEQLLDFCSALDQFVKSARDSHSYTQYVVQQFLESKMETEYCLKILEKLKNLKSSEDIHAHSAESLHQKIKALITHFEKLCRNLKQEIVKIDEEKNRVGTQKKRTSLTYKSISTITVICAGLLGADFLLDLADIVSGIVDFSDGASGITDAASCATNNSATHPQLEPIQEYISNHEKASEYAVKAGFMAAVAVPLNAGHSLAMSYYDKKQEDLDNKKNDIDTVRRESEASITELGNIKFRINQVVNEIDSLLAKTNTAVKMSDVDFLMKDMKQKLEQFMKKIDDLDAEAVKCSAETMQARDDVRNRIRQ from the coding sequence ATGGGAGAGTCATATAAGAAGAAGCATGATGAACAATTGGAATCATTAAAGGATGATCCAGAAGTGAATGACCTTGCCAACAACATAAGAACACGTGCCGAGGCTGTCAACAACATATGTAAGAAAGATGGTTTTTCTATTGCTTGTCTGAAAGAAGTGACGATATTTGTTTCCTACATGAATGGCCAAGCTGCCTCTGCAATCTTGGCATGCAAAAAAGATATATCGATCAGCAACAAGAGCTTCAATCTGGTCGTCAATGAGTACTTGAACAATAGTGAGCAGCTGCTGGATTTTTGTTCTGCATTGGATCAGTTCGTGAAGTCAGCTCGGGATAGTCATTCATATACACAATATGTGGTTCAACAGTTTCTTGAAAGCAAGATGGAAACTGAGTACTGCTTGAAGATTTTGGAGAAACTGAAGAATCTCAAATCCTCTGAAGACATCCATGCTCATTCTGCTGAAAGCTTGCACCAAAAGATCAAAGCTCTGATAACGCACTTTGAAAAGCTGTGCAGGAATTTGAAGCAGGAAATTGTTAAAATTGATGAAGAAAAGAATCGTGTTGGTACCCAGAAGAAACGCACAAGTCTTACATACAAGAGCATTTCTACGATTACTGTGATTTGTGCGGGACTCCTAGGTGCAGATTTCTTACTAGATTTAGCAGACATTGTTTCTGGTATTGTAGATTTTTCTGATGGTGCTTCTGGTATAACGGATGCTGCTTCATGTGCAACTAATAATTCTGCTACTCATCCACAGCTTGAGCCAATACAAGAATATATTAGTAATCATGAGAAAGCTTCAGAATATGCTGTCAAGGCCGGGTTTATGGCAGCTGTTGCAGTACCTTTAAATGCTGGGCATTCATTAGCGATGTCTTATTATGATAAGAAACAAGAGGATTTGGACAACAAGAAGAACGACATAGACACAGTACGTAGAGAAAGTGAGGCATCCATTACAGAGTTGGGTAACATTAAGTTTCGTATTAATCAGGTTGTAAACGAGATAGATTCACTTTTGGCCAAAACCAACACTGCAGTTAAAATGAGTGACGTAGATTTCTTAATGAAGGATATGAAGCAAAAGCTGGAACAGTTCATGAAGAAGATAGACGATTTGGATGCAGAAGCAGTGAAATGCAGCGCCGAAACAATGCAGGCAAGGGATGACGTGCGCAACAGAATCAGACAATAA
- the LOC101310288 gene encoding UPF0496 protein At4g34330-like: MAMKGVRNLSRKIFTKVCKRDGDLWRSYEDAYKNDKDFLTELGKFLESYEKCLIQIKGGGIDDGYKRILEKLKLVKGASDRVQNQCFADQMLLEKIECLIAQRKDFGRELTDQIGKPPKKYDCTRAWKRCLRLVTHIIFIGAAAAEFACTVVAAVMSAPLVALAIAAAIIPTLAGHHWTLSWIEDYETPLDYQDDVIRLMQFGIMLSFKELGDIQTYLSSVDIESLLSHLNCVIEGDVILNIESIECLLKKIDELRERARNSKSQISEAKDEVSTTLRASRSPRARVRVRFNSN; the protein is encoded by the coding sequence ATGGCAATGAAGGGAGTGAGAAACTTAAGTCGAAAGATCTTTACAAAGGTTTGCAAACGTGATGGAGATCTCTGGAGATCATACGAGGACGCTTACAAGAACGATAAAGATTTCCTAACTGAACTGGGCAAGTTCCTAGAGTCATATGAGAAATGTCTGATTCAAATTAAGGGCGGAGGAATTGATGATGGTTACAAGAGAATTTTGGAGAAATTGAAGCTTGTCAAGGGGGCCTCAGATAGAGTCCAGAATCAGTGTTTTGCAGATCAAATGTTGCTCGAAAAGATTGAATGTTTGATAGCACAGCGAAAAGATTTTGGTAGAGAATTGACTGACCAAATAGGAAAGCCTCCCAAGAAATATGATTGTACTCGTGCTTGGAAACGCTGTTTGAGGCTGGTCACTCATATAATATTCATTGGTGCTGCAGCTGCTGAGTTTGCTTGCACAGTTGTGGCGGCTGTTATGTCTGCTCCACTTGTTGCACTTGCCATTGCTGCTGCTATTATCCCAACACTAGCCGGTCACCATTGGACTCTGTCTTGGATTGAAGATTATGAAACTCCTCTCGACTATCAGGATGATGTTATTCGCTTAATGCAATTCGGAATTATGCTTTCCTTTAAGGAGTTGGGAGACATTCAGACGTATCTCAGTAGTGTTGACATAGAATCACTCTTATCCCATCTCAACTGTGTAATTGAGGGTGACGTAATTCTCAATATTGAAAGTATCGAGTGTCTTCTGAAGAAAATTGATGAATTGAGGGAAAGAGCAAGGAATTCCAAGTCCCAGATATCAGAGGCAAAAGATGAGGTTTCAACAACTCTACGAGCATCAAGGTCACCAAGAGCAAGAGTAAGAGTAAGATTCAATTCTAATTGA